One part of the Acidimicrobiia bacterium genome encodes these proteins:
- a CDS encoding alpha/beta hydrolase, whose amino-acid sequence MSRPIVLVPGFWLGAWAWDEVTAALRADGHDVTAVTLPGLESADADRSNITLTDHIDAICRAVSTAGPPVVLAVHSGAGAPGYATTDRIPEQIAAMVYVDSGPAKGPLDPDLTSIEVPLPSREELEEEENLDGLSEEQLDTFRRRAVPEPGAALRESAELTNEARLDVPSVVVCTGFSSAQIKAAVTEGYTWLGGLAELRDVAYVDLPTSHWPMWSRPRELAAIIGGIARRA is encoded by the coding sequence ATGAGTAGACCGATTGTTCTGGTTCCCGGTTTCTGGCTGGGCGCGTGGGCGTGGGACGAGGTTACCGCCGCCTTGCGTGCCGACGGGCACGATGTCACGGCAGTGACGCTGCCCGGTCTCGAATCGGCCGACGCCGACCGGTCGAATATCACCCTCACCGATCACATCGACGCCATCTGCCGGGCGGTGTCTACTGCGGGGCCTCCGGTGGTGCTCGCAGTGCACAGCGGCGCCGGGGCCCCCGGGTATGCGACAACCGACCGGATTCCGGAGCAGATCGCGGCGATGGTCTACGTCGATTCCGGCCCGGCAAAGGGCCCCCTCGACCCCGACCTCACCTCGATCGAGGTGCCGCTGCCTTCTCGGGAGGAACTCGAGGAGGAGGAAAACCTAGACGGTCTCAGCGAGGAGCAACTCGATACCTTTCGGCGGAGGGCCGTTCCGGAGCCGGGCGCCGCCCTGCGCGAGTCGGCGGAGCTGACCAACGAAGCCCGGCTCGACGTGCCCTCCGTCGTCGTGTGCACGGGGTTTTCCTCGGCACAGATCAAGGCCGCGGTCACGGAGGGTTACACGTGGCTCGGCGGCCTGGCCGAACTGCGCGACGTTGCCTACGTCGACCTGCCCACCAGCCATTGGCCGATGTGGTCGCGACCGCGCGAGCTGGCGGCCATCATCGGAGGAATCGCCCGCCGTGCTTGA
- a CDS encoding ABC transporter permease: protein MIAAPASTLPGKRAGIAHWLRSYTAMLRWQLTDMRLLLPLTVMVQLLSGVGLVLGFGLLIDDVSERVALFLSTGAVVVTLVVVGVIMGPQLIAQQKSAGSYDFMWSLPVPRSSASAAWVTLNVFIAVPAMFGALFAAIWRYGVSFEPSLMIVPAVGLTLVTGTLLGYALAHGIPRPDITQLISQLLIFVIFGFAPISYPIENLPGWLAEVNRYLPFYPMANAVRDSLTEGIVTDVGRSYVVLAVWATLSIGIVGIVLRRRK from the coding sequence ATGATCGCCGCTCCGGCGTCGACGCTCCCCGGCAAACGGGCAGGGATTGCCCACTGGTTGCGCAGCTACACGGCCATGCTGCGCTGGCAGCTGACCGACATGCGGCTGCTGCTCCCGCTGACCGTAATGGTTCAGCTTCTCTCCGGAGTAGGGCTCGTCCTCGGATTCGGATTGTTGATCGACGACGTGTCGGAGCGCGTCGCCCTCTTTCTGTCGACCGGCGCGGTCGTCGTCACACTCGTCGTCGTCGGTGTCATCATGGGCCCACAGCTGATCGCCCAGCAGAAGAGCGCCGGATCCTACGACTTCATGTGGTCGTTGCCGGTTCCACGATCATCTGCGTCGGCGGCCTGGGTCACTCTCAATGTCTTCATTGCCGTGCCTGCCATGTTCGGGGCGCTATTCGCAGCCATCTGGCGCTACGGCGTCTCGTTCGAACCATCCCTGATGATCGTCCCGGCCGTCGGGCTCACGCTCGTGACCGGCACTCTCCTCGGATATGCCCTGGCCCACGGGATTCCTCGACCTGATATCACCCAGCTGATCTCGCAGCTGCTCATCTTCGTGATCTTCGGATTCGCACCGATCAGCTACCCGATAGAGAACCTCCCAGGATGGCTGGCCGAGGTGAACCGGTATCTGCCTTTCTATCCCATGGCCAACGCAGTTCGCGACTCGCTGACCGAGGGTATCGTCACCGATGTCGGGCGGTCTTATGTCGTGCTGGCCGTTTGGGCGACTCTGTCCATCGGGATCGTCGGCATCGTCTTGAGGAGGCGAAAGTGA
- a CDS encoding response regulator — protein sequence MAKRILVIDDAEPTLRLLQVALGREGYEVVTEQNGESGLVSSFEQTPDLIILDIALPDIDGWEVLARLRDNEQTASVPVMMMSAHDSDEIRGRADLTEASGFIAKPFAPEHLRQRIRRILDDD from the coding sequence GTGGCAAAACGCATCCTGGTCATCGACGACGCTGAACCCACTCTGCGGCTTCTTCAGGTCGCGCTCGGACGGGAAGGCTACGAAGTGGTGACCGAGCAGAACGGTGAATCGGGCCTCGTGTCGAGCTTCGAACAGACTCCGGATCTGATAATCCTCGATATAGCCCTTCCCGACATCGACGGTTGGGAGGTCCTTGCCAGACTCCGCGACAACGAGCAAACGGCCTCCGTTCCGGTGATGATGATGTCGGCGCATGACTCGGACGAAATCCGCGGCAGGGCGGACCTGACGGAGGCATCGGGTTTTATCGCCAAGCCGTTCGCTCCCGAGCACCTTCGCCAACGAATACGGCGAATCCTCGACGACGACTAG
- a CDS encoding ABC transporter ATP-binding protein, with amino-acid sequence MIMSPSPDTTARSDWAFRAENVTKTYDGEVFANDAITIEVEPGEVYGLLGPNGAGKTTFVKQVIGLLKPTSGSIRVGPYDLVEDPDVARQLCSYLPQAQMPIQSFKMHEAVHITGLIRGGPSDAVRERGDALIEALDLTEWRDTLGHKLSGGVRRLVGFIMTTVWPGKVVILDEPTNDVDPRRRRLLWEQIRLLGSGGAAVFLVTHNVLEAEKAVDRLAIINEGRLIAQGTPSSLKSDDRGRLRLQLMLRPGNGIPELPTLVHHHARVGNNLMMVIDEAAAGAGIAWAQQMMEAEIAEEYALGATTLEDVYIRLTGHTSQGDS; translated from the coding sequence ATGATAATGTCTCCTTCGCCCGACACTACAGCTCGCTCCGACTGGGCGTTTCGAGCTGAGAACGTGACCAAGACCTACGACGGCGAGGTATTCGCCAACGATGCGATCACCATTGAGGTGGAGCCGGGAGAGGTCTACGGATTACTCGGTCCGAATGGCGCAGGCAAGACCACATTCGTGAAGCAGGTCATCGGCCTCCTCAAACCCACCTCCGGATCCATCAGGGTCGGCCCGTACGACCTGGTGGAGGATCCAGATGTTGCCCGCCAGCTCTGTTCGTACCTTCCGCAGGCACAGATGCCGATCCAGTCTTTCAAGATGCACGAGGCGGTACACATCACCGGACTCATTCGCGGCGGTCCGTCGGATGCGGTTCGGGAGCGTGGCGACGCTTTGATCGAAGCGCTGGATCTCACCGAGTGGCGGGATACCCTGGGGCACAAGCTCTCCGGCGGTGTCCGGCGGCTGGTCGGTTTCATCATGACGACGGTGTGGCCGGGCAAGGTCGTGATTCTCGATGAACCAACCAACGACGTAGATCCGCGCCGGCGCCGGTTGCTTTGGGAACAGATCCGGCTGCTGGGCAGCGGGGGAGCTGCGGTCTTCCTCGTGACACACAACGTCCTGGAGGCAGAGAAGGCGGTCGATCGTCTTGCGATCATCAACGAGGGAAGGCTGATCGCCCAGGGCACACCATCATCTCTGAAGTCGGACGATCGAGGCAGGCTGCGCCTGCAGCTGATGCTCCGCCCCGGCAACGGAATCCCCGAACTCCCAACTCTGGTTCATCATCACGCCAGGGTCGGGAACAACCTGATGATGGTCATCGACGAGGCCGCCGCCGGTGCCGGAATCGCCTGGGCGCAGCAGATGATGGAGGCTGAGATCGCCGAAGAGTATGCGCTCGGGGCGACAACCTTGGAGGACGTCTACATCAGGCTGACGGGCCACACGTCGCAGGGCGATTCATGA
- a CDS encoding ABC transporter permease — MNTLVDAPVVRTGPSYWVNSYLAMVRFELINLRTFLALAFVIQIMTGAGMAFLYGFYLGDVPEVARLFIVTGIPALALVPIGLVMVPNSIMIHKISDTYDFVWSLPVPRTTSAAATFTVFTGLAVPGTLIALLVADGYYGVDLAWSPLLVPAVLLTSLMATSVGFAIAHAIPEPRFTNLLTNIIMFLAILFAPIVVPIAQFPEWWASVHRVLPFYHMAQVLRDSLSNGLVESAGISWMILGAWTIGAWFLAAWVVGRRK; from the coding sequence GTGAACACGCTGGTCGACGCCCCCGTCGTTCGCACCGGTCCCTCGTACTGGGTCAACAGCTACCTGGCCATGGTTCGTTTCGAGCTGATCAATCTGCGAACCTTCCTGGCGCTGGCGTTCGTCATTCAGATCATGACCGGTGCCGGTATGGCCTTCCTGTACGGTTTCTACCTGGGCGACGTCCCGGAGGTCGCCCGGTTGTTCATCGTGACCGGGATTCCCGCACTGGCATTGGTGCCAATCGGGCTCGTGATGGTTCCGAACTCGATAATGATTCACAAGATCAGCGACACCTATGATTTCGTGTGGTCCCTTCCGGTACCGAGAACGACCTCGGCGGCCGCCACATTCACGGTGTTCACGGGTCTGGCCGTGCCGGGGACGCTGATCGCGCTTCTCGTGGCCGACGGTTACTACGGCGTGGACTTGGCGTGGTCCCCGCTCCTGGTCCCTGCCGTCCTGCTGACATCTCTGATGGCGACCTCCGTGGGTTTTGCGATAGCGCACGCCATCCCGGAGCCGCGGTTCACCAACCTGCTCACGAACATCATCATGTTCCTGGCGATTCTGTTTGCTCCGATCGTCGTTCCCATTGCCCAGTTCCCTGAGTGGTGGGCTTCGGTGCACCGGGTGTTGCCCTTCTATCACATGGCGCAGGTGTTGCGCGACTCGCTGTCGAACGGTCTCGTCGAATCGGCCGGCATCTCCTGGATGATTCTCGGAGCTTGGACGATCGGCGCCTGGTTCCTGGCAGCATGGGTGGTGGGTCGCAGGAAGTAG
- a CDS encoding dihydrofolate reductase family protein, which translates to MHASVYVATSLDGFLAGDDGDLEWLTGADPGDADYGFAEFLASVDALVMGRNTFDSVLATGKWAYGAKPVLVLSHRPLDLPNGFSGRAEVVNLSPRAVAAECDRRGFDHVYVDGGETIRSFLGAGLVRRMIITRLPVLLGSGIPLFGPVPADIDLALVGSTSYENGWIQDEYEVVS; encoded by the coding sequence ATGCATGCCTCCGTCTACGTCGCCACCAGCCTGGACGGCTTCCTTGCCGGGGATGACGGAGATCTCGAGTGGCTGACCGGAGCGGACCCGGGTGACGCCGACTACGGCTTCGCCGAGTTTCTGGCTTCAGTCGATGCTCTGGTGATGGGCCGGAACACATTCGACTCAGTCCTGGCCACCGGGAAATGGGCATACGGAGCAAAGCCGGTACTCGTGCTCAGCCATCGCCCCCTCGACCTCCCCAACGGCTTCTCCGGTCGAGCGGAAGTCGTGAATCTCTCACCCCGGGCCGTGGCGGCCGAATGCGACCGGCGAGGCTTCGACCATGTGTACGTGGACGGCGGTGAGACTATTCGGAGCTTCCTGGGCGCCGGATTGGTCCGGCGAATGATCATCACCCGACTGCCCGTTCTCCTCGGCTCGGGTATCCCCTTGTTCGGGCCCGTCCCCGCCGATATCGATCTCGCCCTGGTCGGGTCGACGTCGTACGAGAACGGATGGATTCAAGATGAGTATGAGGTGGTGTCATAG
- a CDS encoding MMPL family transporter — translation MDRVARIIVRHSKRILVGTGLVTVLALLMLFRMDFNADVSSFILEGSEVGREFSELQSKYATLDPINVVVSLPEGRSFADRQSLLSLVTIRDELSRVSGVTSVASLIPEVNPLTGMPITAAMLELIPDAQLSGVLDANPLTELLLSEDGRHSMLMVVPADDGLDVAQELSDYQPPGDIDLVLSGNPVVFAKVLDILSWFLLIIPPVIVMLLIGTFYATIGDRRLSILALIPALLGAIWTFGFIFALGREIDVVTVIVPIFVIVMGSADGLHFVTHYQEVAERTGDTVERVRSTLRHVGIPMILTTISTAAGFLSLTFTDVRPIRQMGAFAATGIVFAGIISFFSLPALLSRITVEAKHHTALLGPRLTAGLKRLVLTRVPAIVLTLGLLAFVAFTVPQLTVNSDQLFFFKSDDPVREAFNRTEELFGGATPLTGEFAFDPAQGVGGLAVVAALSQEMEALPGVRKVFSVADIAVALPPEQLQAALSGDLDLRVGNLVSDDGLRFTLLPSDFTNEDLQGWLDFVEENDGVRLLTGMPIIWDEIARMVLRAQVVSLAVAFVLVFIMLMAAYRRFRETVVSLVPVALTIATLLGFIAVSGIQLNLLTAIISSIVLGVGIDYSIHFVAAIDNARSEGDGYVLRAIDRAGRPIVANALGIAIALSALWLSPLAIHPQVSMMMWVSMITAALAALTVIPAMLPRDGVRLTEPPEAG, via the coding sequence ATGGATCGCGTGGCTCGCATCATCGTCCGACATTCCAAACGCATTCTGGTGGGCACCGGTCTGGTGACGGTTCTGGCGCTGTTGATGTTGTTCCGGATGGACTTCAACGCCGATGTCTCCTCTTTCATTCTCGAAGGCAGCGAGGTCGGCCGTGAGTTCAGCGAGCTCCAGAGCAAGTACGCCACCTTGGATCCCATCAACGTGGTCGTCTCGCTCCCGGAAGGCCGGTCGTTCGCCGACAGGCAGTCGTTGTTGTCGCTGGTCACGATACGGGACGAGCTCTCCCGGGTTTCCGGTGTCACCTCGGTCGCGTCGCTCATTCCGGAGGTCAACCCCCTAACGGGCATGCCGATCACTGCTGCCATGCTCGAGCTGATACCGGACGCCCAGTTGTCGGGCGTCCTCGATGCGAACCCGCTGACCGAGCTCCTGCTGAGCGAAGACGGCCGGCATTCGATGCTGATGGTTGTGCCTGCCGATGATGGCCTGGACGTTGCGCAGGAACTCTCCGACTATCAACCGCCCGGCGATATCGACCTCGTGTTGTCCGGCAATCCGGTTGTCTTCGCCAAAGTGCTCGACATCCTGTCCTGGTTTCTCTTGATCATCCCCCCGGTCATCGTGATGCTCCTGATCGGCACGTTCTACGCGACGATCGGTGACCGGCGTTTGAGCATCCTGGCGTTGATCCCTGCGCTGCTCGGTGCGATCTGGACTTTCGGTTTCATTTTCGCCCTCGGGCGTGAGATAGACGTGGTGACCGTGATAGTCCCCATTTTCGTGATCGTGATGGGTTCGGCCGACGGTCTCCATTTCGTGACCCACTACCAGGAGGTCGCAGAACGAACCGGGGACACGGTGGAAAGAGTCCGGTCGACGCTGCGGCACGTCGGAATCCCGATGATCCTGACCACGATCTCTACCGCGGCCGGATTCCTCTCCCTGACTTTCACGGACGTCCGGCCCATCCGGCAGATGGGAGCGTTCGCCGCGACCGGTATCGTCTTCGCCGGCATCATCTCGTTCTTCTCGCTCCCGGCGTTGCTGAGCCGGATCACCGTGGAGGCGAAGCATCACACTGCGCTCCTGGGTCCCCGATTGACGGCGGGATTGAAGCGGCTCGTGTTGACCAGAGTTCCGGCAATCGTGCTGACCCTCGGCCTTCTGGCTTTCGTCGCGTTCACCGTCCCGCAACTCACCGTGAACTCGGACCAGCTGTTCTTCTTCAAGAGCGACGACCCCGTTCGCGAGGCTTTCAACAGGACGGAAGAGCTCTTCGGCGGAGCGACTCCTCTGACCGGCGAGTTCGCCTTCGACCCCGCGCAGGGCGTTGGCGGGCTGGCGGTCGTCGCCGCCCTGTCGCAGGAGATGGAGGCTCTGCCGGGGGTCCGCAAAGTGTTCTCGGTTGCCGACATCGCCGTTGCGTTGCCACCCGAACAGCTCCAGGCAGCCCTCAGTGGGGATCTCGATCTGCGGGTCGGCAATCTGGTGTCGGACGACGGCTTGCGGTTCACGCTCCTGCCTTCCGATTTCACCAACGAGGACCTTCAAGGCTGGCTCGACTTCGTCGAGGAGAACGACGGAGTTCGTCTGCTGACGGGTATGCCGATCATCTGGGATGAGATTGCCAGAATGGTTCTGCGCGCCCAGGTCGTGTCGCTGGCCGTCGCGTTCGTTCTCGTGTTCATCATGCTGATGGCCGCCTATCGCCGCTTCAGGGAGACGGTTGTCTCGCTGGTGCCCGTGGCGCTGACGATCGCCACGTTGCTCGGGTTCATTGCAGTCTCAGGGATACAGCTCAATCTCCTGACGGCCATCATCTCCAGCATCGTGCTGGGGGTCGGAATCGACTATTCGATTCACTTCGTTGCTGCGATAGACAACGCCCGGAGCGAGGGTGACGGCTACGTGCTCCGCGCCATCGATCGAGCCGGCCGGCCCATCGTCGCCAACGCGCTGGGCATTGCCATCGCGCTGAGCGCTCTCTGGTTGTCGCCGCTTGCGATTCATCCGCAGGTATCGATGATGATGTGGGTGTCGATGATCACCGCAGCTCTGGCGGCGTTGACGGTCATACCGGCGATGCTGCCCCGGGACGGTGTCCGTTTGACCGAGCCGCCTGAGGCCGGCTAG
- a CDS encoding DEAD/DEAH box helicase — translation MSTKFAHLGLPDSLVDALSKRSIVESFPVQEATIPDALAGRDVSGKAPTGSGKTLAFGLPLLARVEIAKSQRPRALILAPTRELAEQIKEELAPLARAVDRYVSAVYGGVSYGPQKSALRKGVDVLVATPGRLEDLIEQGSVNLGQVDIVVVDEADRMADMGFMPAVRRILDHTARKRQTLLFSATLDGDIAVLSRDYQHDPVRHETGSVEPETIDARHHFWLVQHHDRVQHTADLVRAASRSIVFTRTRHGADRLAKQLDRVGVRAVAMHGGRSQAQRSRALQAFSSGRAQALIATDVAARGIHIEAVASVIHFDPPADHKDYLHRSGRTARAGATGTIVSLVTGEQQRAVRKMQKELDLHVPIEAPRIEALNHDGHPVPVPAAKQREHNPAPKRADARRERRDDTRPEERRESSPRRQSGTRDRTQPHRQTTGEQSVYVGNLPWGATGEDVQALFGRFGKVEKTTVVLNRRTGRSKGFAFVDMPQRAANDAVEALNGSMLGGRDLTVRLAHPKPGRD, via the coding sequence ATGTCTACCAAGTTCGCCCACCTCGGGCTGCCCGATTCGCTCGTCGATGCCCTGTCCAAACGAAGCATCGTCGAATCCTTTCCCGTTCAAGAAGCCACGATCCCCGATGCACTGGCCGGCCGCGACGTGTCCGGCAAGGCACCGACCGGCTCCGGCAAGACCCTCGCTTTTGGACTTCCCCTGCTCGCCAGGGTCGAGATCGCCAAATCACAGCGTCCCAGAGCACTGATCCTGGCCCCCACTCGTGAGCTCGCCGAGCAGATCAAGGAGGAACTGGCCCCGCTCGCCAGGGCAGTCGATCGCTACGTGTCGGCCGTATACGGCGGTGTCAGCTACGGCCCCCAGAAGAGTGCGCTCAGGAAGGGCGTCGACGTTCTGGTGGCAACCCCCGGGCGACTCGAGGACTTGATAGAGCAGGGGTCGGTGAACCTCGGCCAGGTGGACATCGTCGTCGTCGACGAAGCCGACCGCATGGCAGACATGGGATTCATGCCGGCGGTCAGGCGGATCCTCGACCACACTGCTCGGAAACGTCAGACACTTCTCTTTTCGGCGACGCTCGACGGTGACATCGCCGTGCTCAGCCGTGACTACCAGCATGATCCCGTGCGCCACGAGACAGGGTCTGTGGAGCCGGAGACCATCGATGCGCGACACCACTTCTGGCTCGTGCAGCACCACGATCGCGTTCAACACACTGCCGATCTGGTGAGAGCGGCGAGCCGCTCGATTGTGTTCACACGCACCCGCCACGGCGCCGATCGCCTCGCCAAGCAACTCGACCGGGTGGGCGTCCGAGCAGTAGCAATGCACGGCGGTCGATCCCAGGCTCAGCGATCCAGAGCACTCCAAGCGTTCTCGTCTGGCCGAGCCCAGGCGCTCATAGCCACCGATGTAGCTGCGAGAGGCATCCACATAGAAGCAGTTGCCTCCGTGATTCACTTCGATCCCCCGGCGGACCACAAGGATTACCTCCACCGATCGGGCCGGACGGCGCGTGCCGGAGCTACAGGAACCATCGTCAGCCTGGTCACCGGCGAGCAGCAGCGAGCCGTCCGCAAGATGCAGAAGGAACTCGACCTGCACGTGCCGATCGAAGCACCCCGAATCGAAGCGCTGAATCATGATGGACACCCGGTTCCCGTCCCTGCCGCCAAGCAGCGAGAGCACAACCCTGCTCCAAAGCGGGCAGACGCCCGGCGGGAGAGACGCGACGACACCCGCCCGGAGGAGCGCCGCGAGTCAAGCCCTCGCCGGCAGTCCGGAACACGAGATCGGACTCAACCCCACCGTCAGACGACCGGCGAGCAGAGCGTCTACGTCGGCAACCTGCCTTGGGGAGCCACCGGAGAAGATGTTCAGGCCCTGTTCGGACGGTTCGGTAAAGTCGAGAAGACGACCGTCGTCCTGAATCGTCGAACGGGCCGATCGAAGGGCTTCGCATTCGTAGATATGCCGCAACGCGCCGCCAACGATGCCGTTGAAGCCCTGAACGGATCGATGTTGGGCGGTAGGGATCTCACCGTTCGGCTCGCCCACCCCAAGCCCGGCCGCGACTGA
- a CDS encoding M28 family peptidase, with amino-acid sequence MAIHDGGSNSASGRRPRDMRYGAAVAAGIGVALFLSVMPLIPPQPLAVDADPVEYSAERAIEHVRVVARESHPMGSKASAGVRSYIVEVLSDMGLDPELQSVVAADYFGDPGNTVDVINLMARIPGTDSTGAVLLMGHYDTEPGSPGANDNATAVATLLETARALLAGEDLRNDVILLFTDGEEPAPRYGSVAFVSGHPWMDDVGFVLNFEAIGGSGPSVMIELSGPARSMIDRYAAVVPSPAAYSLITEVNRVIGGSNTDFSKFRDAGVAGFDFAYIHGSPIYHTPADDVESVSLRSLQHHGSNALSLSRHFGALDLAGPTDDGEVVFFTAAGSWVVRYPASWALPFAILIAIGFVAAAGRRPVRRLLSGAGIVLSAVLAGTVVSSVIWWLLTGVRRTPGMWESYLYLAVLLTVGASVLVFLMRRSGRRSGRADPAGGAVLIWVGLAVLTGATLPGAGYLFALPALAGVVVLGTPADGAVRPFGLFRTLAVAVPTLVVLVPTMDFFFQFAQPRPGNLDSEVISLISITLFLGLLAGALFRPLWTASDASGAAGVRLSVSE; translated from the coding sequence ATGGCAATCCACGATGGAGGCTCGAACTCAGCCTCCGGACGCCGACCGAGAGACATGAGATACGGCGCCGCCGTAGCGGCCGGCATCGGAGTAGCTCTCTTCTTGAGCGTGATGCCGCTCATCCCGCCACAGCCCCTGGCGGTCGACGCCGACCCGGTTGAGTACTCGGCAGAGCGGGCGATAGAGCACGTGCGGGTCGTTGCACGTGAGTCCCATCCGATGGGGAGCAAAGCCTCCGCCGGCGTTCGCAGCTACATCGTCGAGGTCCTTTCGGACATGGGTTTGGACCCCGAACTGCAGTCCGTTGTGGCTGCGGACTACTTCGGGGATCCGGGCAACACGGTGGATGTGATCAACTTGATGGCGCGTATTCCGGGAACTGATTCAACGGGTGCCGTCTTGCTGATGGGCCACTACGACACGGAGCCGGGGAGCCCTGGAGCCAACGACAACGCAACGGCAGTGGCGACGCTGCTCGAGACTGCCCGGGCGCTGCTGGCCGGAGAGGACCTGCGGAACGACGTCATCTTGCTGTTCACCGATGGAGAGGAACCTGCACCCCGCTACGGGTCCGTTGCCTTCGTATCCGGCCACCCGTGGATGGACGACGTCGGCTTCGTGCTCAACTTCGAGGCAATCGGTGGTTCCGGACCTTCGGTGATGATCGAGTTGAGCGGCCCCGCTCGATCGATGATCGACCGGTACGCTGCGGTGGTCCCCAGTCCTGCCGCCTATTCCCTGATCACCGAGGTGAACCGGGTCATCGGCGGGTCCAACACCGATTTCTCCAAGTTCCGCGATGCGGGTGTCGCCGGTTTCGACTTCGCCTACATCCACGGCTCACCCATCTACCACACCCCTGCCGACGACGTTGAGAGCGTGAGCTTGCGAAGTCTGCAACACCATGGTTCGAACGCCCTGTCTCTCTCGCGCCATTTCGGCGCTTTGGATCTCGCCGGGCCAACCGACGACGGCGAGGTGGTCTTCTTCACCGCTGCCGGGTCGTGGGTAGTCCGCTATCCGGCGTCCTGGGCGCTGCCGTTCGCCATCCTGATAGCGATCGGGTTTGTGGCCGCGGCCGGTCGCCGACCGGTCCGCCGGTTGCTGTCCGGCGCAGGGATCGTGCTATCGGCAGTCCTGGCCGGTACGGTCGTTTCCAGCGTGATCTGGTGGTTGCTGACCGGTGTGCGACGCACGCCCGGCATGTGGGAGAGCTACCTATACCTGGCGGTTCTGCTGACCGTGGGGGCCTCTGTTCTCGTCTTCCTGATGCGACGATCGGGCCGGCGGTCCGGGCGTGCCGACCCGGCCGGAGGTGCGGTCCTGATCTGGGTCGGTCTGGCAGTTCTCACCGGTGCAACGCTGCCGGGCGCCGGCTACCTGTTCGCATTGCCTGCGCTGGCCGGCGTGGTTGTGCTCGGGACTCCGGCCGACGGAGCAGTCCGGCCGTTCGGTTTGTTCCGGACGCTGGCCGTTGCGGTTCCGACGCTCGTCGTGCTGGTTCCCACCATGGACTTCTTCTTCCAGTTCGCGCAACCGAGACCCGGGAATCTGGATTCCGAGGTGATCTCCCTGATATCGATCACGCTTTTCCTCGGACTCCTCGCCGGAGCGTTGTTCAGGCCACTGTGGACTGCTTCTGACGCGTCGGGCGCAGCCGGCGTTCGACTCTCCGTCTCCGAATGA